The following coding sequences lie in one Pseudomonas monsensis genomic window:
- a CDS encoding 2-hydroxyacid dehydrogenase has product MPATVLVLVETINDYLPILEHQGFHLILAPTPAERAQAIASQGSRIDAVLTRGPLGLTAEEIAALPALKIITVIGAGYEQVDLQAASDRGITVTNGAGVNASSVADHAMAMLLALVRDIPRCDAAVRRGEWPKIMRPSLAGKRLGVLGLGAVGMAIAKRAHLGFDMAISYHSRQVRTDVPYAFCSTPTDLARASDFLVVATPGGIGTQSLVTRAVLDALGPKGFIVNIARASVIATADLIAALEQRRIAGAALDVFDHEPQVPDALKTLSNVLLTPHVAGLSPEATQGTVELVGKNLVAFFSGQPVLTPIALPPRISNQRVH; this is encoded by the coding sequence ATGCCCGCCACCGTTCTGGTACTGGTTGAAACCATCAATGACTATCTGCCGATTCTCGAACATCAGGGCTTTCACCTGATTCTCGCGCCGACGCCGGCCGAACGCGCGCAGGCCATCGCCAGCCAGGGTAGCCGCATCGACGCCGTATTGACCCGCGGGCCACTGGGCCTGACCGCCGAAGAAATCGCCGCCCTGCCCGCGCTGAAGATCATCACGGTGATCGGCGCCGGTTACGAGCAGGTCGATCTGCAAGCCGCCAGTGACCGCGGGATTACCGTCACCAATGGCGCCGGGGTCAACGCCTCGTCGGTGGCCGACCACGCCATGGCCATGCTGCTGGCGCTGGTGCGGGATATTCCGCGCTGCGATGCGGCGGTGCGCCGGGGCGAGTGGCCAAAGATCATGCGCCCGTCGCTGGCGGGCAAACGCCTGGGGGTTCTCGGCCTCGGCGCGGTGGGCATGGCGATTGCCAAACGCGCCCACCTGGGCTTCGACATGGCAATCAGTTACCACAGCCGCCAGGTGCGCACTGACGTGCCCTACGCCTTTTGCTCGACCCCGACCGATCTGGCAAGAGCCTCGGATTTTCTCGTCGTCGCCACTCCCGGCGGCATCGGCACGCAATCGCTGGTCACGCGCGCGGTGCTCGATGCCCTCGGGCCGAAAGGCTTTATCGTCAATATCGCCCGCGCCAGTGTGATTGCCACGGCAGATCTGATCGCCGCCCTCGAGCAACGGCGCATTGCCGGCGCCGCACTGGACGTGTTCGATCATGAGCCACAAGTGCCCGACGCGCTGAAAACCCTCAGCAACGTGTTGCTCACGCCACATGTCGCCGGGTTGTCACCGGAAGCCACCCAAGGCACGGTGGAACTGGTGGGGAAAAACCTCGTGGCGTTTTTCTCCGGGCAACCGGTGCTGACCCCCATCGCCCTGCCGCCGCGAATCTCCAACCAGCGCGTGCACTAG
- a CDS encoding tautomerase family protein, producing the protein MPLVRVDIKQNPAPHFARHIGEQVYAAMRSTINVPEHDNFQILAEHDGEHFIFDPQYLGIQRTDQLVIIQITLNEGRTLEQKKALYQTIAQNLNTQLGIRLEDVFINLVEVKKENWSFGNGIAQYAS; encoded by the coding sequence ATGCCTTTGGTTCGCGTTGACATCAAACAAAACCCCGCCCCCCACTTCGCCAGACACATCGGCGAACAGGTCTACGCCGCCATGCGCAGCACCATCAATGTGCCGGAGCACGACAACTTCCAGATCCTTGCCGAGCACGATGGCGAGCACTTCATTTTCGACCCGCAGTACCTGGGCATCCAGCGCACAGACCAATTGGTAATCATCCAGATAACGCTCAACGAAGGCCGCACCCTGGAGCAGAAAAAAGCGCTCTATCAGACCATCGCCCAAAACCTCAACACCCAACTGGGCATCCGTCTCGAAGACGTGTTCATCAATCTGGTGGAAGTGAAAAAAGAGAACTGGTCGTTCGGCAATGGCATCGCGCAATACGCCAGTTGA
- a CDS encoding type VI secretion system protein — translation MSTLTIVAWVVGLLLLLVIIAVAVWWLRTQSGAAIRSFYAAVRHMEQEQGSRDRYEMPWLLMLGDDTQGTQLVTEWHLQPTDKPAWFGRWWSDPEGAVLVVPQALFLPDDGMHLQRGGWWRLLGLILRLRSKRPLDGVIWTVPVSHLSNLEQAASLGLAARRRFIDLLQRFGLSVPVYVIVTGLEELPGFQELIDALPDEARERTLGWSSPYARDAVWQGQWSDQALDRIHRAVAEAVIEIGTLSGHLSADLYALPERLETLRRGLQSVLEPVFQGNAQGEAPCFRGVYFSASQASEDARDGFSADDSGLQQSVFVRQLWRQRLVGERGLAQGVPRLLRLRQRWQRLTAGVALVVGVIWAVAMLWVWHQSVKDAHELARLMQGAQKSYLAVTDDAHRLEPTRRNVQSFWRVLERAPHWHYVSLAFPTSWFSSLDTQLEQEVFKSTQRHMLVPLHEWLVDELDRIKAIRATDRRSSLESEDPAQWQNYQKASDLVDRALRLELQNQLFGEVQNNQRAPLDDLVKLSNSALSLNLNAATLPHAAYYNRLLAAGDGGDLQALDLSVERPLITSHFTGLMERWLDQYFLADNFVSKAGYLKLHLEQLEAGSGNSLTELEDLRALIDDLQAAIALTNSTWSRGKGQELVPGYREFLDKVHKSILLGPAVEQQLEAQASKLQQSFRDQWIAQVGSRGNLLIQQGSGQLALQEHVVKLDNAVQALFKRDFVSVALRASQDSANLRGQTVDGDDLNTSLNYFSSYKSYIAEELPRIPPAYREALLQTAESAAAQAMWLSLKDHDDQMHPYAVFNVQAEQAMALQKAFVEVHRNDLAARLQGALNRRALAQIVGGLDEITAQPLFAGRTEISQWDGSKNLGLQLYGANDVQDLKLSLKQQFNTMLGITERRTSALQWLMAQQGNLSALDYERVTQFSALNDELLKYKEANPASSPAQIEQLVSRDFIEMDTASCVQVLQTANLAGGRGTLAMRAVELQQSAMQRCQYLQQQQAAAAWNELANYFNQYLADRFPFANGVQAQDADPARVQHFLEIIDKRLPVAQAGLVLSQTPERQAAEDFLNRLKQASTWLTPLFVRDKSGILGVELDVRWRTDREDEKGADQVIAWGLLAGSQQINYPAAEQPNLRWMVGQPVRLTLRWARNGKERPVNDPLQPNLVVRDLEAGWEYGGPWSLLRMMRAHFSVQRQPSMDYTDFPLTLRLPVTASTDSVTSEFTRMYVRLSLMSQGSKLPLAIAPLPTRAPRSPFQFTGTTAAIETQKEGL, via the coding sequence ATGAGCACCCTGACGATTGTCGCGTGGGTCGTCGGGTTGCTGTTGCTGCTGGTGATCATCGCTGTGGCGGTGTGGTGGCTGCGCACCCAGAGTGGTGCGGCGATCCGCAGTTTCTATGCGGCCGTACGCCATATGGAACAGGAGCAGGGCAGTCGCGATCGGTATGAGATGCCGTGGCTGCTGATGCTCGGCGATGACACTCAAGGTACGCAGCTGGTCACTGAATGGCATTTGCAACCCACCGACAAACCGGCGTGGTTCGGTCGTTGGTGGTCGGACCCCGAGGGCGCGGTGCTGGTGGTGCCGCAGGCGCTGTTCTTGCCGGACGACGGCATGCATCTGCAACGCGGTGGCTGGTGGCGGCTGCTCGGGTTGATCCTGCGCCTGCGCAGCAAACGGCCGCTGGACGGCGTGATCTGGACCGTGCCGGTCAGCCACCTGAGCAATCTGGAGCAGGCAGCGAGCCTCGGTCTGGCCGCACGCCGCCGCTTCATTGATCTGCTGCAACGCTTTGGCTTGAGCGTGCCGGTGTACGTGATCGTTACGGGACTTGAAGAGTTGCCGGGGTTTCAGGAGCTGATTGATGCCTTGCCCGATGAGGCTCGTGAACGCACCTTGGGCTGGTCGTCGCCCTACGCGCGCGATGCTGTGTGGCAAGGGCAGTGGAGCGATCAGGCGCTGGACCGTATTCATCGTGCCGTGGCTGAAGCAGTGATCGAAATCGGCACCTTGTCCGGGCATCTGAGCGCCGATCTGTATGCGTTGCCCGAGCGTCTGGAAACCCTGCGCCGTGGTTTGCAGAGTGTGCTGGAGCCGGTTTTTCAGGGCAATGCGCAGGGTGAGGCGCCGTGCTTTCGCGGGGTGTACTTCAGTGCGAGTCAGGCTAGCGAGGACGCCAGGGACGGTTTTTCCGCCGATGACAGCGGCTTGCAGCAAAGCGTGTTCGTGCGCCAGTTGTGGCGTCAGCGTCTGGTCGGCGAACGGGGCCTGGCGCAAGGGGTGCCGCGCCTGTTGCGCCTGCGTCAGCGCTGGCAACGGCTGACCGCCGGGGTGGCGCTGGTGGTCGGGGTGATCTGGGCGGTGGCGATGCTGTGGGTCTGGCACCAGTCGGTCAAGGATGCCCACGAGCTGGCGCGGCTGATGCAGGGTGCGCAGAAGAGCTACTTGGCGGTCACCGATGACGCACATCGGCTCGAGCCGACCCGGCGCAACGTGCAGAGTTTCTGGCGGGTGCTGGAGCGTGCGCCGCACTGGCACTATGTGTCGCTGGCGTTTCCGACCTCGTGGTTTTCCTCCCTCGACACTCAGCTCGAACAAGAGGTGTTCAAGTCAACGCAACGCCACATGCTCGTGCCTCTGCACGAATGGCTGGTCGACGAACTGGACAGGATCAAGGCGATCCGCGCCACCGACCGACGCAGCAGCCTCGAAAGCGAAGACCCGGCGCAGTGGCAGAACTATCAGAAGGCGAGCGATCTGGTCGACCGCGCGCTGCGCCTCGAGTTGCAAAACCAATTGTTCGGGGAGGTCCAGAACAATCAACGGGCGCCGCTGGATGACCTGGTGAAACTGAGCAACAGCGCGCTGTCGCTCAATCTCAACGCGGCGACCTTGCCCCATGCGGCGTACTACAACCGCCTGCTGGCAGCAGGGGATGGCGGCGATTTGCAAGCGCTGGATCTGAGCGTCGAGCGGCCCTTGATCACCAGCCACTTTACCGGGCTGATGGAGCGTTGGCTCGATCAGTACTTCCTCGCCGACAACTTCGTCAGCAAGGCCGGATATCTCAAGCTGCACCTGGAGCAACTGGAGGCCGGCAGCGGCAACAGCCTGACCGAACTGGAAGACCTGCGGGCACTGATCGACGACCTGCAAGCGGCGATCGCCCTGACCAATTCCACCTGGAGCCGCGGCAAAGGCCAGGAACTGGTGCCGGGTTATCGAGAGTTTCTCGACAAGGTGCACAAAAGCATCTTGCTTGGCCCTGCCGTCGAGCAGCAACTGGAGGCCCAGGCGAGCAAGTTGCAGCAGAGTTTCCGCGATCAGTGGATCGCCCAGGTCGGCTCGCGCGGCAACTTGCTGATCCAGCAGGGCAGTGGGCAACTGGCATTGCAGGAACATGTGGTCAAACTCGACAACGCGGTGCAGGCGCTGTTCAAACGTGACTTCGTTTCGGTCGCTCTGCGCGCCAGTCAGGACAGCGCCAATCTGCGAGGTCAGACCGTGGATGGCGATGACCTCAACACCTCGTTGAACTACTTCTCCAGTTACAAGAGTTACATCGCCGAAGAACTGCCGCGCATTCCGCCGGCTTATCGTGAAGCCTTGCTGCAAACCGCCGAAAGTGCTGCCGCGCAGGCGATGTGGCTGAGCCTCAAGGATCACGACGATCAAATGCATCCTTATGCGGTGTTCAATGTACAGGCCGAGCAGGCGATGGCGTTGCAAAAGGCCTTTGTCGAAGTGCATCGCAACGATCTTGCTGCGCGGCTGCAAGGCGCCCTCAATCGTCGGGCACTGGCACAAATCGTTGGCGGTCTTGATGAAATCACCGCGCAACCGCTGTTCGCCGGACGCACCGAAATCAGCCAGTGGGACGGCTCGAAAAACCTCGGCCTGCAACTCTATGGCGCCAACGATGTGCAGGACTTGAAGCTGAGCCTCAAGCAGCAGTTCAACACCATGCTCGGCATCACCGAACGGCGCACGTCGGCATTGCAGTGGTTGATGGCCCAACAGGGCAATCTGTCGGCGCTGGATTACGAGCGGGTCACCCAGTTCAGCGCACTCAATGACGAATTGCTCAAGTACAAGGAGGCGAACCCGGCGAGTTCACCGGCGCAGATCGAGCAACTGGTCAGCCGCGATTTCATCGAGATGGACACCGCCTCCTGCGTGCAGGTCCTGCAGACCGCCAACCTTGCTGGTGGCCGCGGGACCCTGGCGATGCGTGCGGTGGAATTGCAGCAGTCGGCCATGCAGCGTTGCCAGTACCTGCAACAACAGCAGGCTGCGGCGGCGTGGAATGAACTGGCCAATTACTTCAATCAGTACCTGGCCGATCGCTTCCCCTTCGCCAACGGCGTGCAGGCGCAGGATGCCGACCCGGCGCGCGTCCAGCATTTTCTCGAGATCATCGACAAACGCCTGCCGGTGGCCCAGGCCGGGCTGGTGCTGAGCCAGACTCCCGAACGCCAGGCGGCAGAAGACTTCCTCAACCGCTTGAAGCAGGCCAGCACGTGGCTGACGCCGCTGTTCGTGCGCGACAAGAGTGGCATTCTCGGCGTTGAACTTGATGTGCGCTGGCGTACCGATCGCGAGGACGAAAAGGGCGCCGATCAGGTGATTGCCTGGGGTCTGCTCGCTGGCAGTCAGCAGATCAACTATCCCGCCGCCGAGCAACCGAACCTGCGCTGGATGGTCGGCCAGCCTGTTCGCCTGACCCTGCGTTGGGCGCGCAATGGCAAGGAACGTCCAGTCAACGATCCGCTGCAACCGAACCTGGTGGTGCGCGATCTGGAAGCCGGTTGGGAATACGGCGGGCCGTGGTCGTTGCTGCGCATGATGCGTGCGCACTTCTCTGTGCAGCGTCAGCCGAGCATGGATTACACCGATTTTCCATTGACCTTGCGCCTGCCGGTGACGGCCTCGACAGACAGCGTCACCAGCGAATTCACGCGGATGTACGTGCGGCTGTCGCTGATGAGTCAGGGCTCGAAACTGCCGCTGGCGATTGCGCCGCTGCCGACCCGCGCACCGCGTTCACCGTTCCAGTTCACCGGCACCACGGCCGCCATTGAAACGCAGAAGGAGGGCCTGTGA
- a CDS encoding HAAAP family serine/threonine permease, with amino-acid sequence MNDQAKSVDQRFDAAAPAELSSWNRQDTTWMLGLFGTAIGAGTLFLPINAGLGGFWPLVILALLAFPMTFYAHRGLTRFVLSGREGADITDVVEEHFGIKAGALITLLYFFAIFPILLIYSVGLTNTVASFLEHQLHITPPPRALLSFVLILGLLAVVRCGEQAIVKAMSLMVYPFIVALLFLAVYLIPHWNGGILTTASQVPAPSALLHTLWLAIPVMVFSFNHSPIISAFAVDQKRRYGVHAEERSSQILSRAHLLMVAMVLFFVFSCVLTLSPEQLAEAKAQNLSILSYLANHFSNPTIAFAAPLIAFVAISKSFLGHYIGASEGLKGLIVKSGKRPGAKALDRIVAAFMLVICWIVATLNPSILGMIETIGGPVIAAILFLMPMYAIRKVPAMARYRGQASNVFVTAVGLVAISALVYSLSA; translated from the coding sequence ATGAATGATCAGGCCAAAAGCGTCGATCAACGCTTTGATGCAGCAGCACCCGCTGAACTTTCGAGCTGGAATCGCCAGGACACCACCTGGATGTTGGGACTGTTTGGGACGGCCATCGGCGCCGGTACCCTGTTTTTGCCGATCAACGCAGGGCTGGGAGGCTTCTGGCCGCTGGTGATCCTTGCGCTGCTGGCTTTCCCGATGACGTTCTACGCACACCGTGGCCTGACCCGCTTCGTGCTCTCCGGTCGCGAAGGCGCCGACATCACTGACGTGGTCGAGGAGCATTTCGGCATCAAGGCCGGGGCGCTGATCACCTTGCTGTATTTCTTCGCCATCTTCCCGATCCTGCTGATTTACAGCGTTGGCCTGACCAACACGGTCGCGAGTTTCCTTGAACACCAACTGCACATCACGCCACCACCGCGCGCGTTGCTGTCGTTCGTGCTGATCCTCGGCCTGCTGGCCGTGGTGCGTTGCGGTGAGCAGGCGATCGTCAAGGCGATGAGCCTGATGGTGTATCCGTTTATCGTCGCGCTGCTGTTTCTGGCGGTGTATCTGATTCCGCACTGGAACGGTGGCATCCTGACCACCGCTTCGCAGGTGCCCGCACCGTCGGCGCTGCTGCACACCCTGTGGCTGGCGATTCCGGTGATGGTGTTCTCGTTCAACCACTCGCCGATCATCTCGGCCTTCGCGGTGGATCAGAAGCGTCGTTACGGGGTTCACGCCGAAGAACGCAGCTCGCAGATCCTGTCCCGTGCGCACCTGTTGATGGTGGCGATGGTGCTGTTCTTCGTGTTCAGTTGCGTGCTGACCCTGTCGCCGGAACAACTGGCCGAAGCCAAGGCGCAGAACCTGTCGATCCTGTCGTACCTGGCCAACCACTTCAGCAACCCGACCATCGCGTTTGCCGCGCCGCTGATTGCGTTTGTGGCGATTTCCAAGTCGTTCCTCGGTCACTACATCGGTGCCAGTGAAGGCTTGAAAGGCCTGATCGTCAAAAGCGGCAAGCGTCCGGGTGCCAAGGCGCTGGATCGCATTGTCGCGGCGTTCATGCTGGTCATCTGCTGGATCGTCGCAACGCTGAACCCGAGCATCCTCGGCATGATCGAGACCATCGGTGGTCCGGTGATCGCAGCCATCCTGTTCCTGATGCCGATGTATGCGATTCGCAAGGTGCCGGCGATGGCCCGTTATCGTGGTCAGGCGTCGAACGTATTTGTCACCGCCGTGGGGCTGGTAGCGATTTCGGCGCTGGTTTATTCGCTGAGCGCTTAA
- the tssA gene encoding type VI secretion system protein TssA, producing MSLPLTQLPDLIDQLLAPISAEAPCGVDLRYEREFDQLRDLRREDDASLPTGVWQSTLKRANWPEVEKLTTTLLLERSKDLMLSAWLGEAWLHLQALDGLPGSLALIAGLCERFPEHLHPQAEDGDQSWRVIPLEWLVRRYSEILLTRVPLFGTRNSDFESCTLEVWRRLQLQQVQVNDSKNAKSSAETARNEQKKLNEQIRATPLAFWLRTQGNLLLSLQHLQRLDTWSDAYLGEQGPGLRPLQETIQALLTLVQEFIAMHPQQPAPPPPLAEAPPAVAQPEAQAPVAQVFREPASREEAYRQLLLIAEYLARTEPHSPVPYLIRRGVEWGNKPLSELLGELISADAESRRLWTLLGVL from the coding sequence GTGAGCCTGCCATTAACCCAATTGCCGGACTTGATTGATCAGTTGCTCGCACCGATCAGCGCCGAAGCGCCGTGTGGCGTCGATTTGCGTTATGAACGCGAGTTTGATCAGTTGCGTGATCTGCGTCGCGAGGATGATGCGAGCTTGCCGACCGGGGTCTGGCAGTCGACGCTGAAGCGGGCGAATTGGCCGGAAGTGGAGAAACTCACGACGACGTTATTGCTGGAACGCAGCAAGGACCTGATGCTCAGTGCCTGGCTGGGCGAGGCGTGGCTGCACCTGCAAGCGCTGGATGGACTGCCCGGCAGCCTGGCGTTGATCGCCGGGTTGTGCGAACGCTTTCCCGAGCATCTGCACCCGCAGGCCGAGGACGGCGATCAGTCCTGGCGGGTCATCCCGCTGGAATGGCTGGTGCGGCGTTACAGTGAAATCCTGCTGACGCGGGTGCCATTGTTCGGCACCCGTAACAGTGATTTCGAGAGCTGCACCCTTGAGGTATGGCGGCGCTTGCAGCTGCAGCAGGTACAGGTCAACGACAGTAAAAATGCCAAGAGCTCGGCGGAAACCGCGCGCAACGAACAGAAGAAACTCAACGAACAGATCCGCGCCACGCCGTTGGCCTTTTGGCTGCGCACCCAGGGCAATCTGCTACTGAGCCTGCAACATCTGCAACGGCTCGACACCTGGAGCGATGCCTATCTGGGCGAACAGGGCCCAGGGTTGCGGCCGTTGCAGGAAACCATTCAAGCGCTGCTGACGCTGGTTCAGGAGTTTATCGCCATGCACCCACAACAACCGGCGCCGCCACCGCCGCTCGCCGAAGCACCGCCCGCTGTGGCACAGCCTGAAGCGCAGGCGCCGGTTGCGCAGGTATTCCGCGAACCGGCCAGCCGTGAGGAGGCTTACCGGCAATTGCTGCTGATTGCCGAATACCTGGCCCGCACCGAACCCCACAGCCCGGTGCCGTATCTGATCCGGCGCGGGGTCGAGTGGGGCAACAAGCCGCTGAGCGAACTGCTCGGTGAATTGATCTCCGCCGATGCCGAATCGCGACGCCTGTGGACCTTGCTTGGCGTGCTCTAG
- a CDS encoding SulP family inorganic anion transporter translates to MSSAPQAVEPPNRWQDILAGLSIAGLLLPEAVAYSTIAALAPQAGVIALFAGLLCYGLFGTSRFAIVSATSSSAAVLAAATASLANGDPQLRASLAIGLVLVTGGLFLLAGIFRFGSVTAFIAKPVLRGFAFGLALTIIIKQVASVVGVHLTDANLVRFAPQLLEQLPQWNWPAAAVAGVALVLLWLFSRFPRVPGGLLVVGIGIAAGQWLNLPAYGVKMIGLIDLSLEVPNLPVLPFADWLRLGEVAFAMVMILYAESYGSISSFALKHGDRVTSNRDLLALGASNLLSGLFHGMPAGAGYSATSANEAAGATSRWAGGVAALVVLVIVLTVLPWIALTPEPILAAIVMHALGRGLSLQPLGRYFIWRRDRVLVLCAVAAVLVLGILDGLLVSVAISVLLMLKQMSAADIQVLGRIDGGHDFVDLQRHPTAMVEPGVLILRPSEALFFANVERILGAALHLIRHSDAPLHTVIISLEESPDLDGTSIEAMQEFFLRVHQEDKRLILARLKHEALAALEALPEVTANGVILSGLSVDGAVQQALKPNTDPL, encoded by the coding sequence TTGTCGAGCGCGCCCCAAGCTGTAGAACCACCCAATCGCTGGCAGGACATTCTCGCCGGACTGTCGATTGCCGGCCTGTTGTTGCCCGAAGCCGTCGCCTATTCGACCATCGCCGCATTGGCGCCCCAGGCCGGGGTAATTGCCTTGTTTGCGGGTTTGCTCTGCTATGGGCTGTTCGGCACCAGCCGTTTCGCCATCGTCTCGGCGACGTCATCGTCAGCTGCCGTGCTGGCGGCGGCCACGGCGTCGCTGGCCAATGGCGATCCGCAACTGCGCGCGAGCCTGGCGATCGGCCTGGTGCTGGTCACGGGTGGGTTGTTTCTGCTGGCGGGGATCTTTCGTTTTGGTAGCGTTACCGCGTTTATCGCCAAACCGGTGTTGCGCGGATTTGCCTTCGGACTGGCGCTGACCATCATTATCAAGCAGGTCGCCAGCGTCGTCGGCGTGCACTTGACCGACGCGAATCTGGTGCGCTTCGCCCCGCAATTACTCGAACAACTGCCGCAATGGAACTGGCCGGCGGCCGCTGTCGCTGGCGTCGCGCTGGTGTTGTTGTGGCTGTTTTCGCGATTCCCCCGAGTGCCCGGTGGCTTGCTGGTGGTCGGCATCGGCATCGCCGCCGGGCAGTGGCTGAACCTGCCGGCGTATGGCGTGAAGATGATCGGGCTGATTGACCTGAGTCTGGAGGTGCCGAATCTGCCGGTGTTGCCGTTCGCTGACTGGCTCCGGTTGGGTGAAGTGGCGTTCGCGATGGTGATGATTCTGTATGCCGAGTCCTACGGTTCGATCAGCTCGTTTGCGCTCAAGCATGGCGACCGCGTCACCTCCAACCGCGATCTGCTGGCACTCGGCGCCTCGAATCTGCTGTCTGGATTGTTCCACGGCATGCCGGCAGGGGCGGGCTATTCGGCGACTTCGGCGAACGAGGCAGCGGGGGCAACGTCACGCTGGGCGGGCGGGGTAGCGGCGCTGGTGGTGCTAGTGATCGTACTGACGGTGCTGCCATGGATCGCCCTGACGCCGGAGCCGATTCTGGCGGCGATCGTCATGCACGCCCTTGGCCGCGGCTTGAGTCTGCAGCCGCTGGGCCGCTATTTCATCTGGCGTCGGGACCGGGTGCTGGTGTTGTGCGCGGTGGCGGCGGTGCTGGTGCTGGGTATTCTCGACGGCTTGCTGGTGTCGGTAGCCATCAGCGTGTTGCTGATGCTCAAACAGATGTCGGCGGCGGATATTCAGGTGCTCGGGCGGATCGACGGCGGGCACGATTTTGTCGATTTGCAGCGCCATCCAACGGCGATGGTTGAGCCGGGCGTGTTGATCTTGCGACCCAGCGAGGCGCTGTTTTTCGCCAATGTGGAGCGAATTCTCGGTGCGGCGCTGCACTTGATACGTCATTCGGACGCGCCGCTGCATACGGTGATTATCAGTCTGGAGGAAAGCCCGGACCTGGACGGTACCAGTATCGAGGCGATGCAGGAGTTCTTCCTGCGCGTGCATCAGGAAGACAAGCGGTTGATTCTGGCGCGGCTCAAGCATGAGGCGCTGGCTGCGCTGGAAGCGTTGCCGGAGGTTACGGCCAATGGGGTGATCCTCAGCGGATTGAGCGTTGATGGCGCGGTGCAGCAGGCCCTCAAGCCCAACACTGACCCCTTGTAG